Proteins encoded in a region of the Halostella limicola genome:
- a CDS encoding NAD(P)-binding oxidoreductase — protein sequence MTDSDIDRLLVAGASGGTGREVLRLLAPRPVTVQALTRSPERRQSLRAAGADEVVVGDLFDPGDARRAVEGADAVVSAVGSGARDLLSPGEFVDGRGNRTLLDAAVAEGVAAFVMESALGVGTGPASWLGSVFDAVIGPIQRAKAGAEAAIREAPVRHIILRPGVLTNGRRTDEVRVARPGASLWGAVSRADVAHLLAAAPWTPAAANETFEVVGPCGGGRGDRVAVDWRLPGR from the coding sequence GTGACAGACAGCGACATCGACCGGCTGCTGGTCGCCGGCGCGTCGGGCGGCACCGGCCGGGAAGTGCTCCGCCTCCTCGCGCCGCGCCCGGTGACGGTCCAGGCGCTCACGCGGTCGCCCGAGCGCCGGCAGTCACTCCGGGCGGCCGGCGCGGACGAGGTGGTCGTCGGCGACCTGTTCGACCCGGGCGACGCTCGGCGCGCCGTCGAGGGCGCCGACGCGGTGGTCTCCGCCGTCGGGTCCGGCGCCCGCGACCTCCTCTCACCCGGGGAGTTCGTCGACGGCAGGGGGAACCGGACGCTGCTCGACGCGGCCGTCGCCGAGGGCGTCGCGGCGTTCGTCATGGAGTCGGCGCTCGGCGTCGGCACCGGGCCGGCGAGCTGGCTCGGGAGCGTCTTCGACGCGGTCATCGGCCCGATCCAGCGGGCGAAGGCCGGCGCCGAGGCGGCGATACGCGAGGCGCCGGTCCGGCACATTATCCTCCGCCCCGGCGTTCTGACGAACGGCCGGCGGACCGACGAGGTCCGGGTCGCGCGACCCGGCGCGAGCCTGTGGGGGGCGGTGTCCAGAGCGGACGTCGCACACCTGCTCGCCGCCGCGCCGTGGACGCCGGCCGCGGCTAACGAGACGTTCGAGGTCGTCGGCCCGTGCGGCGGCGGTCGCGGGGACAGGGTCGCCGTCGACTGGCGGCTCCCCGGTCGCTGA
- a CDS encoding nitrite/sulfite reductase: MNTVERHKQEKHPLDVIEDVKEYAEEGLTFDEIEARAGDGEWERLKWAGMYAHGRQRGYFMMRTKVPGGYLTPEQAEVIGEVAEEYATAPPEYGGENQNELWGDAFLDVTTRQDVQKHWIEVEDVPEIWERYDEVGLTTIQGCGDSARNVLGCPAAGLDGHECFDAQPVIDAVSEFFTENREYANLPRKFKMTITGCSRDCSQSQINDVGLTPARKTVDGEDQYGFHVKVGGGLSDGPRMATAMDVFVLPEHAVEFCRAVAQTFKELGDRNNRGVCRMRYLVQQLGTEKFEEAVRDRCAVDLPSRGVDLTEGYLGDHVGVHDQKQDGLCYVGFNVIAGRMGGDEFAAAARAAREYGTEDASIRLATDQNFLITHVPEENVEDLLAEPFAEDYQPDPGPFARGAVGCTGSEFCNYGIIETKKRVKRWARELDDRIDTPDGLDVVRMHMSGCSASCAQPQIADIGFRGETVQIDTDGDGDEDEMVEGMDFGLGGSLGSDNEFLDWVENAVPADAVLPALESLFDAYGEDRTDEERFYEWCRRVDNDRLRRVMQRADAPVAKGVAADD, encoded by the coding sequence GTGAACACCGTCGAGCGACACAAGCAGGAGAAACACCCGCTGGACGTGATCGAGGACGTGAAGGAGTACGCCGAGGAGGGGCTGACGTTCGACGAGATCGAGGCGCGCGCCGGCGACGGCGAGTGGGAGCGCCTGAAGTGGGCCGGCATGTACGCCCACGGCCGCCAGCGCGGCTACTTCATGATGCGGACGAAGGTCCCCGGCGGCTACCTCACGCCGGAGCAGGCCGAGGTGATCGGCGAGGTGGCCGAGGAGTACGCCACCGCGCCGCCGGAGTACGGCGGTGAGAACCAGAACGAACTGTGGGGCGACGCGTTCCTCGACGTCACGACGCGGCAGGACGTTCAGAAACACTGGATCGAGGTCGAGGACGTGCCGGAGATCTGGGAGCGCTACGACGAGGTCGGACTGACGACGATCCAGGGCTGCGGCGACTCCGCGCGCAACGTACTGGGCTGTCCGGCGGCCGGGCTGGACGGCCACGAGTGCTTCGACGCCCAGCCCGTCATCGACGCCGTCTCGGAGTTCTTCACGGAGAACCGGGAGTACGCCAACCTCCCGCGGAAGTTCAAGATGACCATCACGGGCTGTTCGCGGGACTGCAGTCAGTCCCAGATCAACGACGTGGGGCTGACGCCGGCGCGAAAGACGGTCGACGGCGAGGACCAGTACGGCTTCCACGTCAAGGTCGGTGGCGGCCTCTCGGACGGCCCACGGATGGCCACCGCGATGGACGTGTTCGTCCTCCCCGAGCACGCCGTCGAGTTCTGCCGCGCCGTCGCGCAGACGTTCAAGGAACTCGGCGACCGGAACAACCGCGGCGTCTGCAGGATGCGCTACCTCGTCCAGCAGCTGGGCACCGAGAAGTTCGAGGAGGCGGTGCGGGACCGCTGCGCGGTGGACCTGCCCTCGCGCGGCGTCGACCTCACCGAGGGCTACCTCGGCGACCACGTCGGCGTCCACGACCAGAAGCAGGACGGCCTCTGTTACGTCGGGTTCAACGTGATCGCCGGACGGATGGGCGGCGACGAGTTCGCCGCGGCGGCTCGCGCCGCCAGGGAGTACGGCACGGAGGACGCCTCGATCCGGCTCGCGACCGACCAGAACTTCCTGATCACGCACGTTCCGGAAGAGAACGTCGAGGACCTCCTCGCCGAGCCGTTCGCCGAGGACTACCAGCCCGACCCCGGCCCGTTCGCCCGCGGCGCGGTCGGCTGCACGGGCAGCGAGTTCTGCAACTACGGCATCATCGAGACGAAAAAGCGCGTCAAACGGTGGGCGCGCGAGCTAGACGACCGGATCGACACGCCGGACGGCCTCGACGTGGTCCGGATGCACATGAGCGGCTGCTCGGCGTCGTGCGCGCAGCCCCAGATAGCCGACATCGGGTTCCGGGGCGAGACGGTGCAGATCGATACGGACGGCGACGGGGACGAAGACGAGATGGTCGAGGGGATGGACTTCGGCCTCGGCGGGAGCCTCGGGTCCGACAACGAGTTCCTCGACTGGGTGGAGAACGCGGTGCCCGCGGACGCCGTGCTCCCGGCGCTGGAGAGCCTGTTCGATGCGTACGGCGAGGACCGAACCGACGAGGAACGCTTCTACGAGTGGTGCCGACGCGTCGACAACGACCGCCTGCGGCGCGTCATGCAGCGGGCGGACGCGCCCGTCGCGAAGGGGGTGGCCGCGGATGACTGA